A single Coriobacteriia bacterium DNA region contains:
- a CDS encoding ATP-binding cassette domain-containing protein, which produces MTTDPAIHVQGLEKSYKTLEVLRGVDFDVARGSIFALLGSNGAGKTTVVNILSTLLKADAGTAGVNGFDVAAQAADVRESISLTGQFAAVDEILSGRENLVLIARLRHLKDPGTVADDLLDRFSLTDAAARKVSTYSGGMRRRLDIAMSLIGNPPVIFLDEPTAGLDPQARIEVWQAVKELAEHGTTVLLTTQYLDEAEQLADRIAILHEGRIIVNGTLTELKQLLPPAKVEYVEKQPTLEDVFLAIVGTDE; this is translated from the coding sequence ATGACCACAGATCCAGCTATCCACGTGCAGGGTCTGGAGAAGTCGTACAAGACGCTGGAGGTGCTGCGCGGCGTGGACTTCGACGTGGCGCGGGGCAGCATCTTCGCCCTGCTCGGCTCGAACGGGGCGGGCAAGACCACGGTCGTGAATATCCTGTCCACGCTGCTCAAGGCCGACGCGGGGACTGCCGGCGTCAACGGCTTCGATGTCGCCGCGCAGGCCGCGGACGTGCGGGAGTCCATCAGCCTCACCGGACAGTTCGCGGCCGTCGACGAGATCCTCAGCGGGCGGGAGAACCTCGTGCTGATCGCCCGGTTGCGGCACCTCAAGGACCCGGGCACGGTCGCGGATGACCTGCTCGATCGTTTCTCGCTGACCGACGCGGCCGCGCGCAAGGTGTCGACGTATTCGGGTGGCATGCGCCGTCGCCTCGACATCGCGATGAGCCTCATCGGGAATCCGCCGGTCATCTTCCTTGACGAGCCGACGGCTGGGCTCGACCCCCAGGCGCGCATCGAGGTGTGGCAGGCCGTCAAGGAACTCGCCGAGCACGGCACGACGGTGCTGCTCACGACGCAGTATCTGGACGAGGCCGAACAACTCGCCGACCGGATCGCGATCCTTCACGAGGGTCGGATCATCGTGAACGGCACCCTCACCGAGCTCAAGCAGCTGCTCCCGCCCGCCAAGGTCGAATACGTCGAGAAACAGCCGACCCTCGAGGACGTCTTCCTCGCCATCGTCGGCACGGACGAGTAA
- a CDS encoding ABC transporter permease has product MTNHFFGDTAVLLGRSLRHITRSLDTIITTAIMPIAFMLLFVYVLGGAIDSGSDSYVNYLLPGILLITIASGISYTAYRLFMDMQSGIFERFQSMPIARSSVLWAHVLTSLVANLASLVVVVLVALLMGFRSGAGVLAWLAVAGILILFTLALTWLAVIAGLSAKSVDGAGAFAYPLILLPFISSAFVPTDTMPGPVRAFAENQPVTSIVNAIRDLFTQQPVGTDIWIALVWCVGTLIVAYIFAMVTYRRRISQ; this is encoded by the coding sequence ATGACCAACCATTTCTTCGGCGACACCGCCGTACTGCTGGGACGATCCCTGCGGCACATCACGCGCAGCCTGGACACCATCATCACCACCGCGATCATGCCGATCGCCTTCATGCTGCTGTTCGTCTACGTGCTCGGCGGCGCGATCGACTCAGGGTCGGATTCATATGTGAACTACCTGCTGCCCGGCATTCTGCTCATCACGATCGCGTCGGGCATCTCCTACACCGCATACCGGCTCTTCATGGACATGCAGAGCGGCATCTTCGAGCGATTCCAGTCCATGCCGATCGCACGGTCGTCCGTGCTGTGGGCGCACGTGCTGACCTCGCTGGTCGCCAATCTCGCCTCGCTCGTGGTCGTCGTGCTCGTCGCCCTCCTCATGGGCTTCCGCTCGGGGGCGGGAGTGCTGGCATGGCTCGCGGTCGCCGGCATCCTGATCCTGTTCACGCTGGCGTTGACGTGGCTCGCCGTGATCGCCGGTCTCTCGGCGAAGTCGGTGGACGGCGCGGGCGCGTTCGCCTACCCGCTCATCCTCCTGCCGTTCATCAGCTCGGCATTCGTGCCCACCGACACCATGCCCGGCCCGGTGCGCGCCTTCGCCGAGAACCAGCCGGTGACGTCGATCGTCAACGCGATCCGCGACCTGTTCACACAGCAGCCGGTCGGCACCGACATCTGGATCGCCCTTGTCTGGTGTGTCGGCACCCTCATCGTCGCGTACATCTTCGCCATGGTCACTTACCGCCGCAGGATCTCCCAGTAG
- a CDS encoding type II toxin-antitoxin system RelE/ParE family toxin, whose amino-acid sequence MAKRFEVTFAESASDDLQEILDWYAAQLVPEVGERLVAGVVSRAEQLEEFPDRGKVVPEFDTPWLRELEYPPFRIVYRRDHDHVRIVRVWRGERLMDEPLAETPKQR is encoded by the coding sequence ATGGCGAAGCGATTCGAGGTCACGTTCGCCGAGTCGGCGTCGGACGACCTCCAGGAGATCCTCGACTGGTACGCTGCACAGCTCGTTCCGGAAGTCGGCGAGCGTCTCGTGGCCGGGGTGGTCTCACGCGCTGAGCAGCTCGAGGAGTTCCCTGACCGCGGCAAGGTCGTGCCAGAGTTCGATACGCCATGGCTTCGCGAACTCGAGTATCCGCCGTTCCGGATCGTCTATCGCCGCGATCACGACCACGTGCGCATCGTACGCGTTTGGCGCGGTGAGCGCCTGATGGATGAGCCCCTCGCAGAAACGCCCAAACAACGTTGA
- a CDS encoding type II toxin-antitoxin system Phd/YefM family antitoxin has translation MAVKFSEDVVSLGDLKVNPGKVVRHADEAGRPILLTSHGRGVAVVQSLSEFESAQEEREFMRSVVAGLADLDAGREIPLSEVKHRFGLG, from the coding sequence ATCGCCGTGAAGTTCTCGGAAGACGTCGTCTCTCTCGGCGACCTGAAGGTGAATCCCGGCAAGGTCGTTCGTCACGCTGACGAAGCCGGTCGCCCCATCCTTCTGACGAGCCACGGACGCGGAGTCGCCGTCGTCCAGAGCCTCTCGGAGTTCGAGTCCGCTCAGGAGGAGCGCGAGTTCATGCGTTCGGTCGTTGCGGGCCTCGCGGACCTTGACGCCGGGCGCGAGATCCCGCTCTCGGAAGTGAAGCACCGGTTCGGTCTCGGCTGA
- a CDS encoding Txe/YoeB family addiction module toxin, whose amino-acid sequence MSWRLVYTKAAQKDARSLAAAGMKARAQSLLDVLAEDPYQTPPSYEKLVGDLAGAYSRRINITHRLVYQILEDEHAVKVLRMWSHYE is encoded by the coding sequence GTGAGCTGGCGACTCGTCTACACCAAGGCCGCGCAGAAGGACGCGCGCAGCCTTGCCGCGGCTGGCATGAAAGCGAGGGCGCAGTCGCTTCTCGATGTGCTCGCCGAGGATCCGTATCAGACTCCACCGTCGTACGAGAAGCTGGTGGGTGATCTCGCCGGCGCGTACTCGCGTCGCATCAACATCACGCATCGCCTCGTCTACCAGATCCTCGAGGACGAGCACGCCGTCAAGGTGCTCCGCATGTGGTCGCACTACGAGTAG
- a CDS encoding type II toxin-antitoxin system Phd/YefM family antitoxin: MTTITATEARKLLYKLLDDVSDSHEPIQITGKRGNAVLVSQDDWDAVQETLYLVSIPGMRESILEGMATPTSELEDKLDW; this comes from the coding sequence GTGACCACGATCACCGCTACCGAGGCGCGCAAGCTCCTCTATAAGCTGCTCGACGACGTCTCCGACTCGCACGAGCCGATCCAGATCACGGGCAAGCGCGGCAATGCCGTGCTCGTCTCTCAGGATGATTGGGACGCGGTGCAGGAGACGCTGTACTTGGTGTCCATCCCCGGCATGCGCGAGTCGATCCTCGAGGGCATGGCCACGCCGACCTCTGAGCTCGAGGACAAGCTCGACTGGTGA
- a CDS encoding DUF4395 family protein, whose amino-acid sequence MKRWMQMTGLPDSTKVNLDNQGFCGLDDEMKSRYALPLRFTPAVATTLVVVGLVLQSPILLGSMALVTLSGVLFPRGMVLDLVYNLGVRHLFGAPALPPTPTPRRFSYGISTIWLAGSAVSFHYGLPVLGFILGATVAIGGTILTITLWCLGSWIYRLFFRKATNK is encoded by the coding sequence ATGAAGCGGTGGATGCAGATGACAGGACTCCCTGATTCGACGAAGGTCAACCTGGACAATCAAGGATTCTGCGGCCTCGATGACGAGATGAAATCCCGCTATGCCTTGCCGCTGCGTTTCACTCCTGCAGTCGCCACCACCCTGGTCGTGGTCGGGCTGGTCCTGCAGTCGCCCATCTTGCTTGGGTCGATGGCACTCGTCACCCTCAGCGGAGTGCTGTTCCCGCGCGGCATGGTCCTCGACCTGGTGTACAACCTCGGGGTTCGCCACTTGTTCGGTGCGCCTGCCCTGCCTCCCACGCCGACACCGCGACGGTTCTCCTACGGCATCTCGACTATCTGGCTGGCAGGTTCAGCCGTTTCCTTCCACTACGGGCTGCCGGTGCTGGGGTTCATACTCGGGGCAACGGTTGCCATAGGCGGCACGATTCTCACGATCACGCTCTGGTGTCTTGGATCGTGGATCTACCGCCTGTTCTTCAGGAAAGCGACGAACAAGTAG
- a CDS encoding type II toxin-antitoxin system RelE/ParE family toxin, with amino-acid sequence MSSRVGFHPDAKREMREAADFYDLERTWLGTEFLDAAEGTMQLLVEHPESSPAVLGQVRRCAVPRFPYSVVYSVRSGGIFVSAIAHSSRRPFYWQDRL; translated from the coding sequence GTGAGCTCACGAGTCGGCTTCCATCCGGATGCCAAGCGCGAGATGCGCGAGGCGGCGGATTTCTACGACCTGGAGCGCACCTGGCTCGGCACGGAGTTCTTGGACGCAGCCGAGGGGACGATGCAGCTGTTGGTCGAGCACCCGGAATCGTCGCCAGCCGTGCTGGGGCAAGTGCGCAGGTGCGCGGTTCCTCGATTCCCCTATTCAGTCGTGTACTCGGTACGCAGCGGTGGCATCTTCGTCTCGGCGATCGCGCACAGCAGCCGCCGGCCGTTCTACTGGCAAGATAGGCTCTAG
- a CDS encoding addiction module protein — protein MTIDEIKREALQLDPSTRAGLARDILHSLDDLSETEVERLWLEEAVRRDEEMASGKVQPIPMDEVFAELRASRK, from the coding sequence ATGACCATCGACGAGATCAAGCGCGAAGCGCTTCAGCTGGATCCCTCGACACGGGCCGGCCTCGCCCGCGACATTCTGCACAGCCTCGACGATCTCTCTGAGACCGAAGTTGAACGGCTGTGGCTGGAAGAGGCCGTCCGCCGCGACGAGGAGATGGCGTCGGGCAAAGTGCAGCCCATCCCGATGGATGAGGTCTTCGCGGAACTGCGGGCCTCTCGGAAGTGA